One segment of Triticum aestivum cultivar Chinese Spring chromosome 2A, IWGSC CS RefSeq v2.1, whole genome shotgun sequence DNA contains the following:
- the LOC123038204 gene encoding uncharacterized protein — translation MQTRLVEGGDQHRTRNPTQERKRVQVGEKPSRLSGRDEKRRPGRARAAATRARRRAATRRRDPPKIPASFLLRVPEKTSRAWYKRGLEEAGARGQSRGQHRDRWRAAGCTCIGGGTDRQATEPGRPPAGKQMLWNHHARTTSSKAMINFNVKHKKQFSRIRTLELSCSVLPKNRKNLARFL, via the exons ATGCAG ACACGGCTCGTGGAGGGAGGCGACCAACATCGAACACGAAACCCTACCCAGGAAAGAAAACGTGTTCAAGTTGGCGAGAAACCGTCCCGTTTGTCTGGGCGCGACGAAAAGCGCCGGCCTGGACGAGCGCGCGCGGCGGCCACAcgtgcccgccgccgcgccgcgacACGTCGCCGTGATCCTCCCAAAATTCCAGCCTCCTTCCTTTTGCGGGTGCCGGAGAAGACGAGCCGCGCCTGGTATAAAAGAGGACTCGAGGAAGCTGGAGCCCGAGGCCAGAGCAGAGGACAGCACAGGGATCGATGGCGTGCTGCTGGCTGCACCTGCATCGGCGGCGGGACTGATCGGCAGGCGACCGAGCCCGGCCGGCCACCGGCAGGAAAACAG ATGTTGTGGAACCACCATGCTCGAACAACTTCATCGAAGGCCATGATAAATTTCAATGTGAAGCATAAGAAACAGTTCTCCAGAATCAGAACACTAGAGTTATCTTGCTCA GTACTACCAAAGAACCGGAAGAACCTTGCAAGGTTCCTTTGA
- the LOC123186472 gene encoding 2-oxoglutarate-dependent dioxygenase 21, chloroplastic: MARHHNHQQRGAAAAAAALPVINIGRLGDKDPAARALVVQDIARACRDRGCFQVVNHGVSKSAMDGALEAASEFFDLPAEHKAAFACDDIRSPVRYDTSSRDGISKARSFLKHYANPLHHWVDDWPTQPATYRKKMGTYAVEMQRLSVQLIGAIVQGLGLDPMYLQEKLGAGLQFIALNNYPQGSSRAGDTVGLAPHSDIGFITILLQSSPGLEVTHHDDGGVWTPVPAIPGALHVHLGDHLEVLSNGRLRSLLHRAILNTDEARISIASIHGAAMDEKVGCADELVDEQHPRMYRESSFHDFLDFLPTNVKAYRRFVDTLKIDSA, translated from the exons ATGGCGCGCCACCACAACCACCAGcagcggggagcggcggcggcggcggcggcattgcCGGTGATCAACATTGGCCGGCTCGGCGACAAGGACCCCGCCGCGCGGGCGCTCGTCGTCCAGGACATCGCCCGGGCGTGCCGCGACCGCGGGTGCTTCCAG GTGGTAAACCACGGCGTCAGCAAGTCCGCCATGGACGGCGCCCTGGAGGCCGCCTCCGAGTTCTTCGACTTGCCCGCGGAGCACAAGGCGGCGTTCGCCTGCGACGACATCCGCAGCCCGGTCCGGTACGACACCAGCTCCCGGGACGGGATCAGCAAGGCCCGGTCCTTCCTCAAGCACTACGCCAATCCCCTCCACCACTGGGTCGACGACTGGCCAACACAACCGGCAACATACAG GAAGAAGATGGGGACGTACGCCGTGGAGATGCAGAGGCTGTCGGTGCAGCTCATTGGGGCCATCGTGCAGGGGCTGGGGCTAGACCCAATGTACCTGCAGGAGAAGCTCGGGGCAGGGCTGCAGTTCATCGCCCTGAACAACTACCCGCAGGGGTCGTCGCGGGCGGGTGACACGGTCGGGCTGGCGCCGCACTCGGACATCGGCTTCATCACCATCCTGCTGCAGAGCTCGCCGGGGCTCGAGGTGACGCACCACGACGACGGCGGCGTCTGGACGCCCGTCCCGGCCATCCCGGGGGCGCTCCACGTCCACCTCGGCGACCACCTGGAGGTGCTGAGCAACGGCCGCCTCCGGTCCCTCCTGCACCGGGCCATCCTCAACACCGATGAAGCGAGGATCTCCATCGCCAGCATCCACGGCGCGGCGATGGACGAGAAGGTCGGGTGCGCCGACGAGCTCGTCGACGAGCAACACCCGAGGATGTACAGGGAGAGCAGCTTCCATGACTTCCTCGACTTCCTGCCCACCAACGTCAAGGCGTACCGGAGGTTCGTTGACACCCTCAAGATCGACAGTGCTTAA